A window of the Cannabis sativa cultivar Pink pepper isolate KNU-18-1 chromosome X, ASM2916894v1, whole genome shotgun sequence genome harbors these coding sequences:
- the LOC115719332 gene encoding probable polygalacturonase: MESFRLLVGIQLILSVLILNESRTCIAQGLKTATTTVKCSRKHSAVLTEFGGVGDGVTSNTKAFKAAIDHLRPLASDGGAQLIVPPGKWLTGSFNLTSNFTLFLHKDAVILASQEESEYPILEPLPSYGLEKNSTGRFSSLIMGTNLTDVVITGNNGTIDGQGKPWWTKFKARELNAVRPLIIEILFSRDIQIFNLTLLNSPFWFVHPVYSSNIIVQGLTILAPIDIPNTDGINPDSCSNTRIEDCFIVSGDDCIAIKSGFDQYGIKMGMPSEHIIIRRLTCISPDSATIALGSEMSGGIKDIRAEDVTAIDTQAALRIKTAPGRGGYIKDIFTRRFILKTMQFVFRVNEFYKTHAEGYDPTLLSDVSNINCRDMVAENVTVAAEYEVLPGNTFTGICISNTTMTLFPDLKTSFKVETWDLLPHNSNNIIDCSYPQDKLPIEDVPLKTCSL, from the exons ATGGAATCATTTCGTTTGTTAGTGGGAATACAACTTATTCTTTCAGTGTTGATTTTGAATGAAAGTAGAACATGTATAGCCCAAGGTTTGAAAACAGCAACAACCACAGTGAAATGTTCTCGAAAGCACAGCGCGGTTTTGACTGAGTTTGGTGGCGTTGGCGATGGAGTCACTTCCAATACTAAGGCCTTCAAGGCCGCCATTGATCATCTCAGGCCCCTAGCATCGGACGGTGGAGCACAACTCATCGTTCCTCCCGGGAAATGGTTAACTGGAAGCTTTAATCTCACTAGCAATTTCACTCTCTTCCTTCATAAAGATGCTGTTATTCTTGCCTCCCAg GAAGAATCAGAATATCCAATTTTAGAGCCACTACCTTCTTATGGATTAGAGAAAAATTCCACAGGAAGGTTCAGTAGTCTAATTATGGGAACAAATCTCACTGATGTTGTAATTACAG gaAACAATGGCACAATAGATGGTCAAGGTAAACCTTGGTGGACCAAGTTCAAGGCTCGTGAATTAAATGCAGTTAGGCCATTGATAATTGAGATTTTGTTCTCTCGTGATATTCAAATCTTCAACCTAACTTTGCTTAATTCTCCTTTTTGGTTCGTCCATCCTGTATACTCAAG CAACATAATAGTCCAAGGACTAACAATTCTTGCTCCAATCGATATTCCTAACACAGATGGAATCAACCCAG ACTCATGTAGCAACACTCGAATAGAGGATTGCTTTATTGTGTCGGGTGATGATTGCATAGCAATAAAGAGTGGTTTCGATCAATACGGAATTAAGATGGGAATGCCAAGCGAACACATCATAATTCGACGACTTACATGCATTTCTCCAGATAGTGCAACCATAGCTCTGGGAAGTGAAATGTCAGGTGGAATCAAAGACATTAGAGCTGAAGATGTTACGGCCATCGACACTCAAGCTGCACTGAGGATCAAAACTGCACCGGGTCGTGGTGGTTACATCAAAGACATCTTCACACGAAGATTTATCCTTAAAACCATGCAATTTGTGTTTCGAGTCAATGAGTTTTACAAGACACATGCAGAGGGTTATGACCCAACTCTCTTGTCCGATGTTTCCAACATCAACTGCCGTGATATGGTGGCCGAAAATGTCACCGTCGCGGCCGAGTACGAAGTGCTACCCGGAAACACCTTCACGGGTATTTGCATCTCCAACACTACCATGACATTGTTCCCTGATTTGAAAACTTCCTTCAAAGTTGAGACTTGGGATTTGTTGCCTCATAACTCCAACAATATTATTGATTGTTCATATCCTCAAGATAAGTTGCCTATTGAAGATGTTCCCTTGAAGACCTGTTCTTTGTGA
- the LOC133031864 gene encoding uncharacterized protein LOC133031864 has protein sequence MVWNNMIMESYENNAAQEDLQQPGNNTATTSKQQLSAQTMGSGEVDAFFLETRIKSSESTIQQPDNNREKTTAVDEDFDFTDYEKLVAAEMVQQLENNQEEEEEVDNTEMMIINDKRHETIEKGQIYKDKETLISTLCYFAIKKTFQYKVVKSCTKEYNIVCLDTNCKWSLKATKNGNTETFIIRSYEEEHTCAVTIRFGDQRQATSKLIADFVKPKFLNLKTKCSPADIKTEMKDKYGIKMNYMKAWRSKERAQTQLHGNAKESYNLLPRYLYMLQKTNPGTLIDIEKDDDDSFKYAFVALNAAIKGWPNCKPIIVVDGTFLKAAYGGTLLTANTQDAESKIFPLAYCIVDSENDKSWEWFLKKIREAFGVRECQCLISDRHESIIKATRKVFPEITHGYCIFHLLSNLKTKFKKNAKHFRVPFFAAAKAYTEMEFEFHMRELDNLDKRIRPYLEKIGHEKWSRYHSENNRYSTMTSNIAEALNSANLAARETPVTTLMECLRAQMQEWTYNNRKEAQKCTTRLTPSSEKKLIGNYVQSLRLTVSSDYRSHKVK, from the exons ATGGTGTGGAACAATATGATCATGGAATCGTATGAGAACAACGCAGCACAGGAAGACTTGCAGCAACCTGGAAACAACACGGCAACAACTTCCAAGCAACAACTATCTGCGCAGACGATGGGATCTGGTGAAGTTGATGCATTTTTCCTAGAAACAAGAATAAAGTCATCAGAATCAACCATACAACAACCAGACaacaacagagaaaaaactacaGCAGTAGATGAAGATTTCGACTTCACCGACTATGAAAAGCTTGTGGCTGCAGAAATGGTACAGCAACTAGAAAACAaccaggaagaagaagaggaagtggacAACACAGAAATGATGATCATCAATGACAAACGACATGAAACAATAGAGAAGGGGCAAATTTACAAGGACAAAGAAACATTGATAAGTACACTATGCTACTTTGCAATCAAGAAGACATTTCAATACAAAGTAGTGAAATCTTGCACAAAAGAATACAACATAGTGTGTTTGGACACAAACTGCAAATGGAGTTTAAAGGCTACAAAAAATGGAAACACAGAAACATTCATAATAAGGAGCTACGAAGAAGAACACACATGTGCAGTTACAATAAGATTTGGAGATCAACGACAAGCTACATCAAAGTTGATAGCAGACTTTGTAAAACCAAAATTCTTGAACCTGAAAACAAAGTGCAGCCCTGCAGACATAAAGACAGAAATGAAAGACAAATACGGAATAAAGATGAATTACATGAAAGCATGGCGTAGTAAAGAGCGAGCACAAACCCAGCTACATGGAAATGCTAAAGAGTCGTACAATCTCTTGCCAAGATACCTGTACATGCTACAGAAAACAAAtccag GAACATTAATAGACATAGAGAAAGATGATGATGACAGTTTCAAATATGCATTTGTTGCATTGAATGCTGCTATAAAAGGTTGGCCAAACTGCAAACCAATCATCGTGGTAGACGGTACATTCCTAAAGGCCGCGTATGGAGGCACGTTGCTCACTGCCAACACACAAGATGCAGAATCTAAAATTTTTCCACTAGCATACTGCATAGTTGATTCTGAGAACGATAAATCGTGGGAGtggttcttaaaaaaaataagagaagcaTTCGGGGTTCGAGAATGTCAATGCCTAATATCAGACAGACATGAAAGCATCATCAAAGCAACTAGGAAAGTGTTCCCTGAAATAACACATGGCTACTGCATCTTCCACCTCTTGTCGAAcctcaaaacaaaattcaagaaaaatgcAAAGCATTTCAGAGTGCCATTCTTTGCAGCTGCAAAAGCTTACACAGAAATGGAGTTTGAATTCCATATGAGGGAGCTAGACAACTTGGATAAGCGCATAAGACCGTACCTGGAGAAAATTGGCCATGAAAAATGGTCAAGGTATCATTCAGAAAACAACAG GTACTCTACCATGACATCAAACATAGCTGAGGCACTGAACTCAGCAAATTTAGCAGCAAGGGAAACACCAGTGACAACATTAATGGAGTGCTTGAGGGCACAAATGCAAGAGTGGACATACAATAATAGAAAGGAGGCACAAAAATGCACAACAAGGCTGACACCATCATCTGAGAAAAAACTCATAGGGAACTATGTACAGTCATTGCGACTAACAGTAAGTTCAGATTATCGCTcgcataaagtaaaataa
- the LOC133032233 gene encoding uncharacterized protein LOC133032233 encodes MPCNHAVAVMKDLNINTYNYCAQYYTSKAWLQTYEETVYPVGNVREWELPEFFEEIIVLPPKERIKSGRPRKRRMATAWETKKQNKCGKCGQKGHNKKTCRRITA; translated from the coding sequence ATGCCATGTAACCATGCAGTCGCCGTCATGAAGGACTTgaacataaacacatacaactaCTGTGCACAATACTACACATCAAAAGCATGGCTGCAAACATATGAAGAAACAGTATACCCAGTTGGAAACGTAAGAGAATGGGAACTTCCAGAATTTTTTGAAGAAATCATAGTGTTGCCTCCAAAGGAGAGAATCAAGTCTGGAAGGCCGAGGAAAAGAAGAATGGCAACAGCTTGGgaaacaaagaaacaaaacaagTGTGGCAAGTGTGGACAAAAGGGACATAACAAAAAGACCTGCAGAAGAATTACAGCATAG
- the LOC115719322 gene encoding spore wall protein 2-like, with translation MKGKYCQKESSRIPRITQWTCNSQPTFKVLKTTIFDVSKDKLQLSNMRPTAGEFKALKLSSFKFDTDYNSYKSLPVPEEPTVAQSDISVKLDAFSEKFHGLEVKIDSLHTSQQKISSDLVELKEFVSAQFVSFGAQMASMQTQFSTVFADSYAKEKGSDSSNDDDGGGDEADFDLNESEETDENEEENVMGDEEGEGSEGEEKDGQADEDSDSKEKNDNGSDDDATDSEEKVDK, from the exons ATGAAAGGTAAGTACTGCCAAAAGGAAAGCTCTCGTATTCCAAGGATCACTCAGTGGACATGCAATAGTCAACCTACTTTCAAAGTTTTGAAGACTACTATCTTTGATGTTTCCAAAGATAAG CTGCAACTTTCAAATATGAGGCCCACGGCtggtgagttcaaagctttgaaactGAGCAGTTTCAAGTTCGACACCGACTACAACTCTTACAAGAGTCTTCCTGTTCCCGAAGAGCCAACTGTTGCTCAGAGTGACATTTCTGTCAAGCTTGATGCCTTTTCTGAGAAATTTCATGGGTTGGAGGTCAAGATCGATTCGTTGCATACTTCCCAACAGAAGATTTCatctgatttggttgagttgaaAGAGTTTGTGTCTGCACAGTTTGTTTCTTTTGGTGCTCAGATGGCTTCAATGCAGACACAGTTTTCTACTGTTTTTGCCGATTCCTATGCCAAg GAAAAAGGCAGTGACTCTTCCAATGATGATGATGGAGGTGGTGATGAAGCAGATTTTGATTTAAATGAATCTGAAGAAACTGATGAAAATGAAGAAGAGAATGTTATGGGTGATGAGGAAGGGGAGGGTAGTGAAGGTGAAGAGAAGGATGGTCAAGCCGATGAAGATTCtgactcaaaagaaaaaaatgataatggCAGTGATGATGATGCCACTGATAGTGAGGAGAAGGTAGATAAGTAG
- the LOC115702458 gene encoding uncharacterized protein LOC115702458: MLCGSPWHLCDHVFFIIHMETESHWILGRLNIEERRVYMYNSLSTAMKDSAAIKACQPFAVLLPHFFALFDEFKKENKPVCLDPFEVVKVDGLPQQTSNDCGCFVASFAEYFIDMKPIPPIFDVEKHRDRLAVLFYKYARMKEVEFIDSEDEAPPKGPKKNLS; encoded by the exons ATGTTATGTGGTTCCCCTTGGCATTTGTGCGATCATGTTTTCTTTATCATCCATATGGAGACTGAATCACATTGGATTCTTGGTCGATTGAATATTGAGGAAAGGCGTGTGTACATGTACAACTCCTTGTCGACTGCTATGAAAGATAGTGCTGCTATCAAAGCTTGTCAGCCATTTGCGGTGTTGTTGCCCCACTTTTTTGCTTTGTTTGATGAGttcaaaaaggaaaacaaaCCGGTTTGTTTAGACCCTTTCGAAGTTGTTAAGGTTGATGGTTTGCCTCAACAAACCTCGAA tgACTGTGGTTGTTTCGTTGCATCGTTCGCCGAATACTTTATTGATATGAAACCGATTCCTCCCATATTTGATGTTGAGAAACACCGTGATAGGCTTGCTGTGTTGTTCTATAAGTATGCTCGCATGAAAGAAGTGGAATTTATTGATAGTGAAGATGAGGCTCCTCCAAAGGGTCCAAAGAAGAATTTGTCTTAG
- the LOC115702882 gene encoding uncharacterized protein LOC115702882, with the protein MSSDGIGGDPCKQISVSENVEVTDRRLVCFEMGATGLNVDSNIELEDDPIPVEETPLVDKRKSKKPIALTSPFMEYDSSISSSKDGSGYGVVKYVVGLCPLDDKIGEDVEHKDEIDFDLWLGEGRRSKKDPHDKEKVYLKGKDKIVPPFRFGVEDVATKMWFHKLAYPGQCLTNSHLDIIFYYLRKKGKYAKEPKVKFTTTDCLFFKTIHALYEKFIAQKKNLSLIIALDMPLLII; encoded by the exons ATGTCTTCAGATGGAATTGGTGGTGATCCTTGTAAACAGATTTCAGTTTCTGAAAATGTTGAGGTTACGGATCGTCGTCTTGTTTGTTTtgag atggGTGCAACAGGTCTCAATGTTGATTCTAACATTGAACTTGAAGATGACCCAATTCCCGTTGAAGAAACTCCTCTTGTTGACAAGAGGAAATCTAAGAAACCCATAGCGCTGACGTCTCCATTTATGGAGTATGACTCTTCCATTTCTAGTTCTAAAGATGGTTCTGGTTATGGAGTTGTTAAGTATGTGGTTGGGTTGTGTCCTCTCGATGATAAGATTGGTGAAGATGTAGAACATAAAGACGAGATTGATTTTGACTTGTGGCTTGGTGAAGGACGCCGATCGAAGAAAGAtcc GCATGATAAGGAGAAGGTTTACTTGAAGGGTAAGGATAAGATTGTTCCCCCTTTTCGTTTTGGCGTGGAAGATGTTGCAACCAAGATGTGGTTCCACAAGCTTGCATATCCTGGCCAATGTTTGACTAATTCt CATCTGGACATCATTTTTTACTATCTACGTAAAAAAGGAAAGTATGCAAAGGAGCCAAAGGTTAAGTTCACAACCACCGATTGCTTATTCTTCAAAACCATTCatgctttgtatgaaaaatttattgcacagaaaaaaaatctttctttgataaTCGCACTTGACATGCCATTGCTGATTATATAA
- the LOC133032722 gene encoding uncharacterized protein LOC133032722, whose protein sequence is MATTRSGSKSPSPAKKVSKKSKKAPTVTSKVEPKMGLKKIAKNLVADVPETSGTKKRAPPVKVDAPKTKRAKISKSARDVSSDSDFEDEVHGEDQKPKVESKVHARTSVKVEGFDLPKKNPPKEWDYIYDQKNLFIAKAFSTATFQVIENIKSCLSDVQLEMFSKTCFGHFLNLPDFKVQPQVFHGLLLREVQQPNDAELWVMIRGVRLRFSIEEFALITGLDCEGDCSVLDFKQEVNSLCERYWPTSSSITKESVRECFTTKRWGDSDEDAVKLAVLYFVEWFLLSGTKHKNVPKSILDVVDSGRYNEFAWGRSSFELTISSLKGKLDSWVEGVRKARSSGKRPSIFTL, encoded by the exons ATGGCAACCACTAGAAGTGGTTCGAAATCACCATCTCCGGCGAAGAAAGTTTCTAAAAAATCGAAGAAGGCTCCAACTGTTACTTCCAAAGTCGAACCTAAGATggggttaaaaaaaattgctaaaaattTAGTGGCTGATGTTCCAGAGACATCGGGCACTAAGAAAAGAGCCCCTCCTGTTAAAGTAGATGCTCCTAAGACTAAGAGAGCAAAAATTTCCAAGTCTGCACGCGAT GTTTCCTCAGATTCTGATTTTGAGGATGAAGTGCATGGTGAGGACCAAAAGCCCAAAGTTGAATCAAAG GTCCATGCTAGGACCTCAGTGAAGGTTGAAGGATTTGACCTACCAAAGAAAAATCCCCCTAag GAATGGGATTATATTTATGACCAGAAGAATCTATTCATTGCTAAAGCCTTTTCCACTGCTACTTTCCAGGTGATAGAGAACATTAAGTCTTGTCTTTCAGATGTACAGCTTGAAATGTTTTCAAAAACCTGTTTTGGTCATTTCCTTAACCTTCCCGATTTTAAAGTTCAACCCCAAGTGTTTCATGGGTTGTTGCTCCGGGAGGTTCAGCAACCTAATGATGCTGAGTTGTGGGTAATGATACGCGGTGTTAGGCTTAGGTTTAGCATTGAGGAATTTGCATTGATTACTGGGTTAGACTGTGAAGGTGACTGTAGTGTCTTAGATTTTAagcaagaggttaatagtctttGTGAAAGATATTGGCCAACTTCGTCCTCTATCACTAAGGAATCTGTTAGGGAatgttttaccaccaagaggtggGGTGATTCTGATGAGGATGCTGTGAAGTTGGCAGTTTTGTATTTCGTGGAGTGGTTCTTGCTTAGTGGCACTAAGCATAAAAATGTACCCAAGTCTATTTTAGATGTTGTAGATAGTGGGAGGTACAATGAATTTGCTTGGGGCCGGAGTTCTTTTGAATTGACTATTTCCTCATTGAAGGGTAAGCTTGATAGTTGGGTTGAGGGGGTTAGGAAGGCAAGGAGTTCGGGAAAGAGGCCGAGtatttttacactttga